In Lagenorhynchus albirostris chromosome 14, mLagAlb1.1, whole genome shotgun sequence, one DNA window encodes the following:
- the YWHAH gene encoding 14-3-3 protein eta isoform X2, with amino-acid sequence MTPAMILFPDKVTELNEPLSNEDRNLLSVAYKNVVGARRSSWRVISSIEQKTTADGNEKKLEKVKAYREKIEKELETVCNDVLALLDKFLIKNCNDFQYESKVFYLKMKGDYYRYLAEVASGEKKNSVVEASEAAYKEAFEISKEHMQPTHPIRLGLALNFSVFYYEIQNAPEQACLLAKQAFDDAIAELDTLNEDSYKDSTLIMQLLRDNLTLWTSDQQDEEAGEGN; translated from the exons ATGACACCTGCAATGATCCTGTTTCCAGATAAG GTGACCGAGCTCAACGAACCTCTCTCCAATGAAGACCGAAACCTCCTCTCTGTGGCCTACAAGAATGTGGTCGGTGCCCGGCGGTCTTCCTGGAGGGTCATCAGCAGCATCGAGCAGAAAACCACGGCTGACGGGAATGAGAAGAAGCTGGAGAAGGTTAAGGCTTACCGGGAGAAGATCGAGAAGGAGCTGGAAACAGTGTGCAATGACGTGCTGGCCCTGCTGGACAAGTTCCTCATCAAGAACTGCAATGACTTCCAGTATGAGAGCAAGGTCTTCTACCTGAAGATGAAGGGCGACTACTACCGCTACCTGGCAGAGGTGGCTTCTGGCGAGAAGAAAAACAGTGTGGTCGAAGCTTCAGAGGCAGCCTACAAGGAAGCCTTCGAAATCAGCAAGGAGCACATGCAGCCAACACACCCCATCCGGCTGGGCCTGGCCCTCAACTTCTCCGTGTTCTACTACGAGATCCAGAATGCGCCCGAGCAGGCCTGCCTCTTAGCCAAACAAGCCTTTGATGACGCCATAGCCGAGCTGGACACACTAAACGAGGATTCCTATAAGGACTCCACGCTCATCATGCAGCTGCTGCGAGACAACCTCACCCTCTGGACGAGCGACCAGCAGGACGAGGAAGCCGGAGAAGGCAACTGA
- the YWHAH gene encoding 14-3-3 protein eta isoform X4 translates to MVTELNEPLSNEDRNLLSVAYKNVVGARRSSWRVISSIEQKTTADGNEKKLEKVKAYREKIEKELETVCNDVLALLDKFLIKNCNDFQYESKVFYLKMKGDYYRYLAEVASGEKKNSVVEASEAAYKEAFEISKEHMQPTHPIRLGLALNFSVFYYEIQNAPEQACLLAKQAFDDAIAELDTLNEDSYKDSTLIMQLLRDNLTLWTSDQQDEEAGEGN, encoded by the exons ATG GTGACCGAGCTCAACGAACCTCTCTCCAATGAAGACCGAAACCTCCTCTCTGTGGCCTACAAGAATGTGGTCGGTGCCCGGCGGTCTTCCTGGAGGGTCATCAGCAGCATCGAGCAGAAAACCACGGCTGACGGGAATGAGAAGAAGCTGGAGAAGGTTAAGGCTTACCGGGAGAAGATCGAGAAGGAGCTGGAAACAGTGTGCAATGACGTGCTGGCCCTGCTGGACAAGTTCCTCATCAAGAACTGCAATGACTTCCAGTATGAGAGCAAGGTCTTCTACCTGAAGATGAAGGGCGACTACTACCGCTACCTGGCAGAGGTGGCTTCTGGCGAGAAGAAAAACAGTGTGGTCGAAGCTTCAGAGGCAGCCTACAAGGAAGCCTTCGAAATCAGCAAGGAGCACATGCAGCCAACACACCCCATCCGGCTGGGCCTGGCCCTCAACTTCTCCGTGTTCTACTACGAGATCCAGAATGCGCCCGAGCAGGCCTGCCTCTTAGCCAAACAAGCCTTTGATGACGCCATAGCCGAGCTGGACACACTAAACGAGGATTCCTATAAGGACTCCACGCTCATCATGCAGCTGCTGCGAGACAACCTCACCCTCTGGACGAGCGACCAGCAGGACGAGGAAGCCGGAGAAGGCAACTGA
- the YWHAH gene encoding 14-3-3 protein eta isoform X3, which translates to MVTELNEPLSNEDRNLLSVAYKNVVGARRSSWRVISSIEQKTTADGNEKKLEKVKAYREKIEKELETVCNDVLALLDKFLIKNCNDFQYESKVFYLKMKGDYYRYLAEVASGEKKNSVVEASEAAYKEAFEISKEHMQPTHPIRLGLALNFSVFYYEIQNAPEQACLLAKQAFDDAIAELDTLNEDSYKDSTLIMQLLRDNLTLWTSDQQDEEAGEGN; encoded by the coding sequence GTGACCGAGCTCAACGAACCTCTCTCCAATGAAGACCGAAACCTCCTCTCTGTGGCCTACAAGAATGTGGTCGGTGCCCGGCGGTCTTCCTGGAGGGTCATCAGCAGCATCGAGCAGAAAACCACGGCTGACGGGAATGAGAAGAAGCTGGAGAAGGTTAAGGCTTACCGGGAGAAGATCGAGAAGGAGCTGGAAACAGTGTGCAATGACGTGCTGGCCCTGCTGGACAAGTTCCTCATCAAGAACTGCAATGACTTCCAGTATGAGAGCAAGGTCTTCTACCTGAAGATGAAGGGCGACTACTACCGCTACCTGGCAGAGGTGGCTTCTGGCGAGAAGAAAAACAGTGTGGTCGAAGCTTCAGAGGCAGCCTACAAGGAAGCCTTCGAAATCAGCAAGGAGCACATGCAGCCAACACACCCCATCCGGCTGGGCCTGGCCCTCAACTTCTCCGTGTTCTACTACGAGATCCAGAATGCGCCCGAGCAGGCCTGCCTCTTAGCCAAACAAGCCTTTGATGACGCCATAGCCGAGCTGGACACACTAAACGAGGATTCCTATAAGGACTCCACGCTCATCATGCAGCTGCTGCGAGACAACCTCACCCTCTGGACGAGCGACCAGCAGGACGAGGAAGCCGGAGAAGGCAACTGA